A single region of the Equus przewalskii isolate Varuska chromosome 26, EquPr2, whole genome shotgun sequence genome encodes:
- the SURF6 gene encoding surfeit locus protein 6 — protein MASLLAKDAYLQRLARKICSQPSPEPQKRKSAGKTRGSEAAGPPKKKRKKAQRKPRASEEKASELKAQALGAKSPAASGARKPVTAKEEEASSSAGALADGSGTEPDSFFALDVLRQRLHEKIQEARAQGSTKELSPATLEKRRRRKQERDRRKRKRKELRAKEKAAETEEAAEAAQLPPEAPGEEAQGQTGLLFNKVEVSEDEPASKAQRRKEKRQKLKGNLTPLTGRNYRQLLERVRARQDRLEELRGRDEGQARELEAKMRWTNLLYKAEGVRIRDDERLLQEALKRKEQRRAQRQRGWEKRTAHVVEKMQRRQDRRRQNLRRKKAAKAERRLEKARRKGRILPQDLERAGLA, from the exons ATGGCTTCTCTGCTCGCCAAGGACGCCTACCTGCAGAGACTGGCCAGGAAAAtctgctcccagcccagcccggaGCCGCAGAAGCGCAAGTCGG CTGGCAAAACTCGAGGCTCAGAAGCTGCTGGGCccccaaaaaagaagaggaagaaagcacaGAGGAAACCCCGGGCATCGGAGGAGAAGGCTTCAGAGCTTaaggcccaggccctgggggcgAAGTCTCCGGCAGCCTCTGGGGCCAGGAAGCCAGTGACAGCCAAGGAGGAGGAGGCCTCCAGCTCTGCAGGGGCCCTTGCAG ATGGTTCAGGCACAGAGCCTGACTCTTTCTTTGCCCTGGACGTTCTGCGGCAGCGGCTGCATGAGAAGATCCAGGAGGCCCGGGCCCAG GGCAGCACCAAGGAGCTGTCCCCCGCCACTTTAGAGAAAAGACGGAGGAGAAAGCAGGAGCGGGACCGGAGGAAGAGGAAGcgaaaggagctgagggcaaagGAGAAGGCGGCCGAGACCGAGGAGGCCGCAGAGGCTGCCCAGCTGCCCCCTGAGGCCCCCGGCGAGGAGGCGCAGGGGCAAACGGGGCTGCTGTTCAACAAG GTGGAGGTGAGCGAGGACGAGCCGGCCAGCAAGGCGCAGcgcaggaaggagaagaggcagaagctGAAGGGGAACCTGACGCCGCTGACGGGGAGGAACTACCGGCAGCTGCTGGAGCGCGTGCGCGCGCGGCAGGACCGGCTGGAGGAGCTGCGGGGCCGGGACGAGGGCCAGGCCCGCGAGCTGGAGGCCAAGATGCGGTGGACCAACCTGCTGTACAAGGCCGAGGGCGTGCGCATCCGCGACGACGAGCGCCTGCTGCAGGAGGCCCTGAAGCGCAAGGAGCAGCGGCGGGCGCAGCGGCAGCGCGGCTGGGAGAAGCGCACGGCGCACGTGGTGGAGAAGATGCAGCGGCGGCAGGACCGGCGGCGGCAGAACCTGCGCAGGAAGAAGGCGGCCAAGGCTGAGCGGCGCCTGGAGAAGGCCCGCAGGAAGGGCCGCATCCTGCCGCAGGACCTGGAGCGCGCAGGCCTGGCCTGA